From the genome of Fusobacterium sp. FSA-380-WT-3A:
ATGTGTTTTTTCAATAAATCCAGCATCCTCCAAATCAGACATAACATTTCTGATTGTTGCTGAAGATAATTCTATATTATATTTTTTCACAAGAGTTCTTGAACCGATTGTTTCTCCAAATGTAAGATAATAATCAATAATCGCATTAAGAACTAGTTTTTCCCTTTCACTCAGCATCTAATCACCTTCCTAAGTATTAGCACTCATTATTCAGGAGTGCTAACTAACAAATTCATAATATCATTTTTAAATATTTTTGTCAATAGTTTTTAAAATATTTTTTATTTTGAAAAATTTTGTGATTAGATAAAAATAAATAAATTTTTTTTATAAAAAAACTACTACATTAAGTAATGTAATAGTTTTCTAAATAAAATTATTTTTCATTAAAATATTCTTCTAAAAATTTTGCAACTCCATCATCATTATTAGAATTTTTTGTCACATAAGTACAAATTTCTTTTAACTCTTCTATAGAATCTTTCATAGCCACATTTATTCCCACTACTTGTAACATCTCTTTATCATTTTCAGCATCACCAAAGGCTATGCATTGGTTTATATCTATATTTTTCAATTCTAATATTCTTTTTAAAGCTTTTCCCTTATTAATATCCTTATTTAAAATTTCTAAATATAGAGGTTGAGTAAAAGTAATGTATGAATCTTTTCCTATTAAACTCTCTAATTCTTTTTTATAATTTTCTAATATTTCAGTTTTTCCTATTAAAACACCTTTAGTGATATTATTTTTAGGAAAAGTTTTTATATCCATTTTTGTAGGAATCAAACCTGAATTTTTTTTATAAATTTG
Proteins encoded in this window:
- a CDS encoding Cof-type HAD-IIB family hydrolase — encoded protein: MIKAIALDLDGTLLNDKKEVTDRSVNILRKLYKKGIEILIVTGRPYASTTKIIDRLGIPMTAICYNGGKIIDTVSGEILENKLLPENIAIKLFEYIEEKKLNLNIFMDEKWYANDLDSESVQIYKKNSGLIPTKMDIKTFPKNNITKGVLIGKTEILENYKKELESLIGKDSYITFTQPLYLEILNKDINKGKALKRILELKNIDINQCIAFGDAENDKEMLQVVGINVAMKDSIEELKEICTYVTKNSNNDDGVAKFLEEYFNEK